CTGACATTATGTTGCTAGCACCAACAGCATGCCCACAGTAGGTCAGACCGCCGCATGGATTGACCAGATATTTACCACCCGGCAATATAAGTCCATCTTCGATAAGGGAGTCAACTGTTTGGTAGGGTACCAAGCCAAACTCCGCCATACTGATTTCAAGTTGTTGAATGAAGGCATCGTGGAGTTCGACTATCTGTATAGCCTTTACGGGATCTTTTATGCCGGCCATTTCGTAAGCGCGGTGGGCACCGAGGTAATCGGAAACGATGTGAGACATATTTTTCTGATTCTTACCGGCAAAGGAGTGTTCATTAGCTTCCCCTACGCCTGTGATCCAGATTATTGGCTTTCCACTATTCTTGGCTATGACCTTTGCTGTTTCCTCTTCAGCCAGGATTAGAGCCGCGGCACCTTCGCTATAGACGCATATCTCCAGCTCTTTGAAGGGGTAAACTATGTACCTCGAGTTCATTACCTCTTCAGGAGTTACCTGGTCAAATTGTCTTTGGGCATAGGGATTGCCTCTCACTTGTTGGCTGAGCAATGCAGATATCTGAGCAGTGACCTCTGGTTTTAGAGTGCCTGGATATTCATCCATGTAGCCCAAGACTACTTCGGCGTAGCTATCTGAAGCACTCCAGCCTATTTTCTGCTCAAAAAAGGTATCACCCGACCAAGCGATAGTCTTGATTACCTCTGGTGTTGCTGACATGGATGTAAAATCAAAGCAATCGGTAGCCTTCTCCACGCCCAAGACCAGAGCGGTTTTGAATCTTTCTCCGGCCAGATAAGCATGGGCTGCTGATAAGGTATAAGCACCTGTTGCCCCACCATTACTTATGCGTATGCCAAACTTATTTTGCATTCCTAATATGCCTTGCAAGGGATGCTCTGGAATACAAGCCCTTTCGAAGATGTCGTTGTA
The Chloroflexota bacterium genome window above contains:
- a CDS encoding thiolase family protein; the protein is MAKKVGIVGAAVTPFRGKWYQKTYYELAQMATREAVADTAISIKDVDAVFYGIYNDIFERACIPEHPLQGILGMQNKFGIRISNGGATGAYTLSAAHAYLAGERFKTALVLGVEKATDCFDFTSMSATPEVIKTIAWSGDTFFEQKIGWSASDSYAEVVLGYMDEYPGTLKPEVTAQISALLSQQVRGNPYAQRQFDQVTPEEVMNSRYIVYPFKELEICVYSEGAAALILAEEETAKVIAKNSGKPIIWITGVGEANEHSFAGKNQKNMSHIVSDYLGAHRAYEMAGIKDPVKAIQIVELHDAFIQQLEISMAEFGLVPYQTVDSLIEDGLILPGGKYLVNPCGGLTYCGHAVGASNIMSVWSARNELIKRKLKTALIHGTGSTVAQYTVCATLEHE